Proteins encoded in a region of the Flavobacteriaceae bacterium HL-DH10 genome:
- a CDS encoding ABC-F family ATP-binding cassette domain-containing protein, with amino-acid sequence MNYLTVENISKSYGELTLFENISFSVHKDQKIAFVAKNGTGKTSILNILSGDDESDSGNVTYRKDIVVSVLSQDPKFDSTLTIEETIFASDNPILKVISNYEKALLNPNDSDAYQQAFEAMEQHQAWDFETLYKQILFKLKLEDLSQKVGVLSGGQKKRLALANALINKPDLLILDEPTNHLDLEMIEWLEAFFSKENMTLFMVTHDRYFLERVCNEIIELDEGQLYSYKGNYSYYLEKREARIELEATETGKAKQLFKKELTWMRRQPKARTTKSKSRINDFADIKHRAHQRRNDHEVQLELNMERLGSKILEFHKVSKAFKDKTILDGFNYMFQKGERVGIIGKNGTGKTTFLNILTETDKPDSGKVIKGDTVKYGYYTQNGIIIKPEQKVIDVIKEFGDYIPLKKGKQISAQQLLERFLFSRKKQYDFVEKLSGGERKRLYLCTVLIQNPNFLILDEPTNDLDIVTLNVLESFLLDFPGCVIVVSHDRYFMDKVVDHLLVFKGDGIIEDFPGNYTDYRVYEDSQPVISNTASEDKKDKNAWKKNDENKLSFNEEKELKNIESKLKSLTFDKKELENKFNNPDLSQDDINKLSEALQKIINTIEAKEERWFELSSKLED; translated from the coding sequence TTGAATTACTTAACAGTAGAAAACATATCAAAATCTTACGGAGAATTAACCCTTTTCGAAAACATTTCATTTAGTGTTCATAAAGATCAAAAGATTGCTTTTGTGGCTAAAAATGGCACAGGAAAAACATCTATTTTAAACATTCTCTCTGGTGATGACGAATCGGATTCTGGTAATGTAACCTATAGAAAAGACATTGTCGTTTCTGTATTATCTCAAGATCCTAAATTTGATAGTACTCTAACTATTGAAGAAACTATTTTTGCTAGTGACAATCCAATTTTAAAAGTCATTTCGAACTACGAAAAAGCACTTTTAAATCCGAATGATTCTGATGCCTACCAACAGGCTTTTGAAGCCATGGAACAACACCAAGCATGGGATTTCGAAACCCTATACAAACAAATACTTTTTAAACTAAAACTTGAAGATTTAAGTCAGAAAGTTGGGGTATTGTCAGGCGGACAAAAAAAACGTCTTGCTTTAGCAAATGCTTTAATAAATAAACCCGATTTATTAATTCTTGATGAGCCTACCAACCATTTAGATTTAGAAATGATTGAATGGCTTGAAGCTTTTTTTTCTAAAGAAAACATGACACTTTTTATGGTTACGCACGACCGCTACTTTTTAGAACGTGTTTGTAACGAAATTATAGAATTAGACGAAGGACAACTATACAGTTATAAAGGTAACTACTCATACTACCTAGAAAAACGAGAAGCCAGAATAGAGTTAGAAGCAACCGAAACAGGAAAAGCCAAACAGCTTTTTAAAAAAGAATTAACCTGGATGCGTCGCCAACCTAAGGCTAGAACAACAAAATCTAAATCTAGAATTAACGATTTTGCCGATATCAAACACCGCGCACACCAACGCAGAAACGACCATGAAGTTCAGTTGGAATTAAACATGGAACGTTTAGGAAGCAAAATTCTAGAATTTCATAAAGTATCAAAAGCATTTAAAGACAAAACGATTTTAGATGGCTTTAATTACATGTTTCAAAAAGGAGAACGTGTTGGTATTATTGGTAAAAATGGCACAGGAAAAACCACTTTTTTAAACATTTTAACAGAAACTGACAAGCCCGATTCTGGAAAAGTAATTAAAGGAGACACTGTTAAATATGGATATTACACACAAAACGGCATCATCATAAAACCAGAGCAAAAGGTTATTGATGTTATTAAGGAATTTGGCGATTATATTCCGTTAAAAAAAGGCAAACAAATAAGTGCGCAACAACTTTTAGAACGCTTTTTATTCAGCAGAAAAAAACAATACGATTTTGTTGAAAAACTAAGTGGTGGCGAGCGTAAACGTTTATATTTATGTACGGTTTTAATTCAGAATCCTAATTTTTTAATTCTAGATGAACCTACAAACGATTTAGATATTGTTACTCTAAATGTACTTGAAAGTTTTCTTTTAGACTTCCCTGGTTGCGTTATTGTAGTGTCTCACGATCGTTATTTTATGGATAAAGTTGTCGATCACCTTTTAGTTTTTAAAGGCGATGGTATTATTGAAGATTTCCCTGGGAATTACACCGATTACAGAGTATATGAAGACAGCCAACCCGTAATTTCTAATACCGCTTCAGAAGACAAGAAAGATAAAAATGCTTGGAAAAAGAACGATGAAAACAAATTATCATTCAACGAAGAAAAAGAACTTAAAAATATTGAGAGCAAACTAAAATCTTTAACTTTTGACAAAAAAGAATTAGAAAACAAATTCAATAATCCAGATTTATCTCAAGACGATATCAATAAGTTATCAGAAGCATTACAAAAAATTATTAATACTATTGAAGCTAAAGAAGAACGCTGGTTTGAGTTATCGTCTAAACTTGAAGATTAA
- a CDS encoding cob(I)yrinic acid a,c-diamide adenosyltransferase has product MKIYTKTGDKGTTALFGGTRVPKHHIRIDSYGTVDELNSHLGLIRDQDINQHYKDLLIHIQDRLFTVGAILATDPEKAILKNGKERLNIPKISIENIERLEQEMDAMNEALPPMTHFVLPGGHQTVSFCHIARCVCRRAERLTSALSDMESINPNTLMYLNRLSDYLFVLARKLSYDLQANEIKWIPEKE; this is encoded by the coding sequence ATGAAAATCTACACCAAAACAGGCGACAAAGGCACTACTGCATTATTTGGAGGTACACGCGTACCAAAACATCATATTCGTATTGATAGTTATGGAACCGTTGATGAATTAAACTCGCATTTAGGCTTAATTCGCGACCAAGATATCAATCAACATTACAAAGACCTATTAATTCATATTCAAGACAGACTATTTACTGTTGGCGCTATTTTAGCAACAGATCCTGAAAAAGCGATCTTAAAAAACGGAAAGGAACGTTTAAACATCCCTAAGATTTCTATTGAAAACATAGAACGCTTAGAGCAAGAAATGGATGCTATGAATGAAGCTTTACCGCCTATGACTCATTTTGTGCTACCTGGAGGACATCAAACGGTGTCATTTTGTCATATAGCCCGTTGTGTTTGCCGTAGAGCAGAACGTTTAACGTCTGCACTTAGCGATATGGAATCTATAAACCCAAATACTTTAATGTACTTAAACCGCCTTTCTGACTACCTATTTGTGTTGGCACGAAAGTTGTCTTACGATTTACAAGCAAATGAAATTAAGTGGATTCCTGAAAAAGAATAA
- a CDS encoding polysaccharide biosynthesis/export family protein, which produces MVKNCFLVICLVISTLFSSCITNKDVVYLQDKGTIINDSIAIKELSKPYRVQINDILSIKVKALDNELTSIFNPVGGNGGGALQGQSGLYFNGFTIDLHGNIKFPVLGEINVLGFTIDEIEEKVKTELIAQYFKETAEIFVTVKLAGLRYTTIGEVGTGVQTLFQDRVNIIEALANAGDINQTGDRTDVLIIRQYPDGQKIHHIDLTDIAAMNSPYYYIQPNDIILVKPLKRKAIGAGQTAFQNLTSVATILSVIVSTYFLTKNL; this is translated from the coding sequence ATGGTAAAAAATTGTTTCTTAGTTATTTGCTTGGTAATTAGCACGCTGTTTTCTTCATGTATAACGAATAAAGATGTTGTTTACCTTCAAGACAAAGGCACTATAATTAATGATTCTATTGCTATAAAGGAACTGTCAAAACCCTATAGAGTTCAAATTAATGATATTTTAAGTATCAAGGTTAAAGCCTTAGATAATGAGTTAACGTCTATTTTTAATCCAGTAGGAGGTAATGGAGGAGGTGCTTTGCAAGGACAATCGGGTCTTTACTTTAATGGCTTTACAATAGATTTACATGGCAATATTAAATTTCCTGTTTTAGGAGAAATTAATGTATTGGGCTTTACTATAGATGAAATTGAAGAGAAAGTAAAAACAGAACTAATAGCACAGTATTTTAAAGAAACTGCCGAAATTTTTGTAACCGTAAAACTAGCAGGGTTAAGATATACCACAATTGGTGAAGTGGGTACAGGGGTTCAGACGCTTTTTCAAGATCGTGTTAATATTATTGAAGCCTTAGCAAATGCAGGTGATATTAATCAAACGGGAGACCGAACGGATGTTTTAATTATAAGGCAGTATCCTGATGGCCAAAAAATACATCATATCGATTTAACAGATATTGCTGCTATGAATTCACCTTACTACTATATTCAGCCTAACGATATTATTTTGGTAAAGCCTTTAAAACGTAAAGCTATTGGAGCAGGACAAACAGCTTTTCAAAATTTAACTTCGGTAGCGACAATATTGTCTGTAATAGTTTCAACGTATTTTTTAACTAAAAATCTTTAA
- the secA gene encoding preprotein translocase subunit SecA: MSFLNSVLKVFVGDKSKQDVKAITPIVEKIKALEASTSSLSHDELRAKTIEFKATITEAIKPINDEISKLLEEAENTEDIDKREDIYEAVDKLKDDAYHKTEAVLNDILPEAFAVIKETAKRFTNNTAITVTASTYDRELSGEKDYVTLDGDNATWANSWDAAGKPITWDMVHYDVQLIGGIAMHQGKIAEMQTGEGKTLVATLPMYLNALSGQGVHLVTVNDYLAKRDSAWMAPIFQFHGLTIDCIDYYQPNSPERIAAYNADITYGTNNEFGFDYLRDNMSHTPEDLVQRPHHFAIVDEVDSVLVDDARTPLIISGPIPRGEHHEFTELKPKVDDIVSVQRKYLTGVLAEAKKLIAAGDTKEGGFQLLRVYRGIPKNKALIKFLSEEGIKQLLQKTENFYMQDNNREMPKVDAELYYVIEEKNNQVELSDKGIEYISGKDNPDFFILPEIGIEIAKIEAQGLSSEEEANLKEELFKEFGVKSERIHTLNQLLKAYALFEKDTQYVVMENKVMIVDEQTGRIMDGRRYSDGLHQAIEAKENVKIEDATQTFATVTLQNYFRMYRKLSGMTGTAVTEAGEFWEIYKLDVVEIPTNRPIARDDKEDLVYKTKREKYNAVIDDVTKLSQAGRPVLIGTTSVEISELLGKMLSIRKIPHNVLNAKQHKKEAEIVDQAGKTGQVTIATNMAGRGTDIKLSDEVKAAGGLAIVGTERHDSRRVDRQLRGRAGRQGDPGSSQFYVSLEDNLMRLFGSERIAKMMDKMGLKEGEVIQHSMISKSIERAQKKVEENNFGVRKRLLEYDDVMNAQREVVYKRRRHALHGERLRVDLANMIFDTSEGIAEINKNANDFKNFEFELIRYFSMSSPVSEAEFGKLSAQDITSKIYKSAFEHYRAKMERNADIAFPVIKNVYETQRDKFKRIVVPFTDGIKTLNVVTDLEKAYETNGKQLITDFEKNITLAIIDDAWKTHLRKMDELKQSVQLAVHEQKDPLLIYKFEAFELFKAMIDQVNKDVISFLFKGELPQETQSTIQEARARKQEKLNVQKDEIPNLDERSAQNRAAGNTQQQREVVETIVRDKPKVGRNDRVTIKHIINGENKTLKYKQAEPLIAKGEWVLVED; encoded by the coding sequence ATGAGTTTTTTAAATTCTGTACTTAAAGTATTTGTTGGTGATAAATCGAAACAAGATGTTAAAGCCATAACCCCAATAGTTGAAAAAATAAAAGCTTTAGAAGCTAGCACAAGTAGTTTATCTCATGACGAGCTTAGGGCAAAAACAATCGAGTTTAAAGCGACTATAACAGAAGCCATTAAACCTATAAATGACGAAATTTCAAAACTTCTTGAAGAAGCTGAAAACACAGAAGATATTGATAAACGGGAAGATATCTACGAGGCTGTAGACAAACTTAAAGACGATGCTTATCATAAAACCGAAGCCGTTTTAAACGATATTTTACCTGAAGCTTTTGCTGTTATAAAAGAAACGGCTAAACGTTTTACAAACAACACTGCTATTACAGTTACAGCAAGCACTTACGATAGAGAATTATCTGGAGAGAAAGATTATGTAACACTTGATGGCGATAATGCTACATGGGCAAACTCTTGGGATGCTGCTGGAAAACCAATTACTTGGGATATGGTACATTACGATGTACAACTTATAGGTGGTATTGCCATGCATCAGGGTAAAATTGCCGAAATGCAAACGGGTGAAGGTAAAACCTTAGTAGCTACCTTACCTATGTATTTAAACGCTTTATCTGGACAAGGTGTTCATTTAGTTACAGTGAATGATTACTTGGCTAAACGTGATAGCGCGTGGATGGCTCCTATTTTTCAATTTCATGGTTTAACTATAGACTGTATTGATTATTACCAACCTAATTCTCCTGAACGTATTGCCGCCTACAATGCCGATATTACTTACGGAACCAATAACGAGTTTGGTTTTGATTACTTACGTGATAATATGTCGCATACACCAGAAGATTTAGTACAACGTCCACATCATTTTGCAATTGTTGATGAGGTCGATTCAGTATTAGTTGATGATGCACGTACGCCATTAATTATTTCTGGTCCAATTCCAAGAGGCGAACACCATGAGTTTACAGAATTAAAACCTAAGGTTGACGATATTGTTTCAGTACAACGCAAATATTTAACAGGTGTTTTAGCAGAAGCCAAAAAACTTATTGCGGCTGGCGATACTAAAGAAGGTGGTTTCCAATTATTGCGTGTATATCGTGGTATCCCTAAAAATAAAGCCTTAATTAAGTTTTTATCTGAAGAAGGCATCAAACAACTCCTTCAAAAAACTGAAAACTTTTATATGCAAGACAACAACCGCGAAATGCCAAAGGTTGATGCTGAATTATACTATGTTATAGAAGAAAAAAATAATCAAGTTGAATTATCAGATAAAGGTATTGAATACATCTCAGGAAAAGATAATCCAGATTTTTTCATCTTACCAGAAATAGGTATTGAAATTGCTAAAATTGAAGCTCAAGGTCTTTCATCTGAAGAAGAAGCAAACCTTAAAGAAGAGTTATTTAAAGAATTTGGTGTAAAGTCTGAACGTATTCACACGCTTAACCAACTTTTAAAAGCCTACGCTTTATTTGAAAAAGACACCCAATATGTGGTGATGGAAAATAAAGTCATGATTGTTGATGAACAAACAGGACGTATTATGGATGGTCGTCGTTATAGTGACGGACTACACCAAGCGATAGAAGCTAAAGAAAATGTAAAAATTGAAGATGCTACGCAAACTTTTGCGACAGTAACCCTTCAAAATTACTTTAGAATGTACCGTAAACTATCTGGTATGACAGGTACAGCGGTTACAGAAGCTGGTGAGTTCTGGGAAATCTACAAATTAGATGTTGTTGAAATACCAACTAACCGCCCTATTGCTAGAGATGATAAAGAAGATTTAGTTTATAAAACAAAACGCGAAAAATACAATGCGGTAATTGATGATGTTACAAAACTATCACAAGCTGGTCGTCCGGTTTTAATAGGTACAACATCGGTAGAAATAAGTGAGTTACTAGGTAAAATGCTTAGTATTCGTAAAATACCTCACAATGTATTAAATGCAAAACAGCATAAAAAAGAAGCCGAAATTGTAGATCAGGCAGGTAAAACAGGACAGGTAACTATTGCCACCAATATGGCAGGTCGTGGTACTGATATTAAATTAAGCGACGAAGTAAAAGCTGCTGGTGGTTTAGCCATTGTAGGTACCGAACGCCATGATTCGCGTCGTGTAGACAGACAATTACGTGGTCGTGCAGGTCGTCAAGGAGATCCAGGTAGTTCACAGTTTTACGTATCGCTAGAAGATAACCTCATGCGTTTATTTGGTAGCGAACGTATTGCAAAAATGATGGATAAAATGGGGCTTAAAGAAGGTGAAGTTATCCAGCATTCCATGATTTCAAAATCTATTGAACGTGCTCAGAAAAAAGTTGAAGAAAACAACTTTGGAGTTCGTAAGCGTTTATTAGAATATGATGATGTTATGAATGCGCAACGTGAGGTTGTTTACAAACGTCGTCGTCATGCATTACACGGAGAACGTTTACGTGTAGATTTAGCAAATATGATTTTTGACACGTCTGAAGGCATTGCTGAAATAAACAAAAACGCTAACGATTTTAAAAACTTTGAGTTTGAATTAATTCGTTATTTCTCTATGAGTTCACCAGTATCTGAAGCTGAATTTGGTAAACTTTCAGCACAAGATATTACATCAAAAATATACAAAAGTGCTTTTGAGCATTATAGAGCAAAAATGGAACGCAATGCCGATATTGCATTCCCTGTTATTAAAAATGTATACGAAACACAACGTGATAAGTTTAAACGTATTGTTGTGCCTTTTACAGATGGTATTAAAACATTAAATGTGGTTACCGATCTTGAAAAAGCGTATGAAACAAACGGTAAACAATTAATTACCGATTTCGAAAAAAACATCACACTTGCTATTATTGATGATGCTTGGAAAACCCATTTACGTAAAATGGACGAGTTAAAACAATCGGTACAATTGGCAGTTCACGAACAAAAAGACCCTTTACTTATTTATAAGTTTGAAGCTTTCGAATTGTTTAAAGCCATGATAGACCAAGTGAATAAAGATGTTATTTCATTCTTATTTAAAGGCGAGTTGCCTCAAGAAACGCAAAGCACCATACAAGAAGCTAGAGCGCGTAAACAGGAAAAACTGAATGTACAAAAAGATGAAATCCCTAATTTAGATGAGCGTTCTGCACAAAACAGAGCAGCAGGAAACACACAACAACAAAGAGAAGTTGTTGAAACAATTGTACGCGATAAACCAAAAGTTGGTCGTAACGATCGTGTTACCATCAAACATATTATAAATGGTGAAAACAAAACGTTAAAGTACAAACAAGCTGAACCTTTAATCGCCAAAGGCGAATGGGTATTGGTGGAAGATTAA
- a CDS encoding class I SAM-dependent methyltransferase translates to MYQIIQYIKFLFKSTNQHGVHSPFVYDLVTKCFYDKSKYAAYKDILNYKKSLLKSKAKIKVTDLGAGSQVMKQQERSVSKIAKHAGTSNKRAKLLYRLTNYFKPENVLELGTSLGIATHAISLGNNKTTITTIEGCSNTSQFSKENLKSFQVKNTHLITGNFNTEIKKLTSNNYDFIFFDGNHQKEATLTYFETLLEKANNDSVFIFDDIYWSSEMTEAWETIKKHPKVTVTMDTFFWGFVFFRKEQNKEHFTIRY, encoded by the coding sequence ATGTATCAAATTATTCAATACATAAAATTCTTATTTAAGTCTACCAATCAACATGGTGTACACTCCCCTTTTGTTTACGATTTGGTGACTAAATGTTTTTATGATAAATCAAAATACGCAGCATATAAAGACATTTTAAACTACAAAAAATCACTTTTAAAAAGCAAAGCTAAAATAAAAGTAACCGATTTAGGCGCTGGGTCTCAAGTTATGAAACAGCAAGAACGCTCTGTTTCAAAAATTGCAAAACATGCTGGCACTTCTAATAAACGAGCGAAACTTTTATACCGCCTAACTAATTATTTCAAACCTGAAAACGTATTAGAATTAGGCACCTCCTTAGGTATTGCAACACATGCAATTAGCTTAGGAAATAATAAAACAACTATTACAACTATTGAAGGTTGCTCGAATACATCACAATTTTCAAAAGAAAATTTAAAATCATTTCAAGTAAAAAACACGCATCTTATTACAGGAAATTTTAATACTGAAATAAAAAAACTTACCTCAAATAATTACGATTTTATTTTCTTTGATGGGAATCACCAAAAAGAAGCTACTTTAACTTATTTTGAAACCCTTTTAGAAAAAGCAAACAACGATTCTGTATTTATTTTTGATGATATTTATTGGAGTTCTGAGATGACAGAAGCTTGGGAAACCATAAAAAAACACCCCAAAGTTACTGTTACTATGGATACGTTTTTTTGGGGATTTGTCTTTTTTAGAAAAGAACAGAATAAAGAACATTTTACAATTAGATACTAA
- a CDS encoding polysaccharide biosynthesis tyrosine autokinase: MIEEFEDSESSASGFDVNKFLFRALSYWKFFLLLLAVGVFYVYQQNIREEFSYRLGTKISVEDDSNPLFTSNASLTFNWGGVTSKVQTMIVTLKSRTHHEKVVDRLEFYKSYLKQGRFRMQDVYKSAPFRFNHDYNAPQLLNIPVKITFLNAESYELEVEFLNPVARVQNYITKEISTVSVPVGVYKKQFKLGETIDLPFLKGVINLAENRNAIIGTPFFIQFINFDSAVASYRGRLDVGSSLNSPILDITLIDKNTQKIVDYLNGVIAVLSEDQLSRKNQFATNAISFIDEQISRVKGELTDNVEALNDYRKKNKIYSLDNEGGLLNDKLTKLEGEKESIDRQLNYYSNLKNYLLTSSSFTEIPAPSVAGIGDGNILSNVSKINELSVQKSKLQYSVRSDASIFNDLNRQIEGLKNVLLENISSVTDGLKRELVTVNSKLDSIESQFSKLPEDQQQLLTIKRQYSLSQQTYNAFLAKRGEAQMIKASNVSDILIIDPAKNTGAQLLGRNLNIRYVFAFFTALIIPLLLAFVFTFIDKNINSPMDVEKLSAIPMLGVVGKNRLDNNLVVHRKPKSAVAEAFRAIRSNLQYFYKSQDLNGARTLMVTSSVSGEGKTFCSINVATVFALSGKKTILLGLDLRKPKIFGDFGINNDTGVVNYIIGQATLESVIQKTEIEHLDVITSGPIPPNPSELLMSEKLGELITILKKEYEYIILDTPPVGLVADALGLIDYVDASLYVIRQDYTKKGMLNFINEKYKTKQIKNISLIYNGYDQKAKYGYGYGYGYGYGYGYGNYANGYHDDGKHKKGLWHKLKKVFKKA; this comes from the coding sequence ATGATTGAAGAATTTGAAGATTCAGAATCAAGCGCTAGTGGTTTCGATGTAAATAAGTTTTTATTTAGAGCTTTAAGTTACTGGAAATTCTTTTTACTGCTTTTAGCTGTTGGTGTTTTTTATGTGTACCAACAAAATATAAGAGAAGAGTTTTCATATCGACTTGGAACCAAAATTTCTGTGGAGGATGATAGTAACCCGCTTTTTACATCTAATGCGAGTTTAACTTTTAATTGGGGAGGTGTCACATCTAAGGTGCAAACCATGATTGTAACCTTAAAATCGCGTACCCATCATGAAAAAGTAGTAGACCGTTTAGAGTTTTATAAAAGTTATTTAAAACAAGGCAGGTTTAGAATGCAAGATGTTTATAAATCAGCACCTTTTAGATTCAATCATGATTATAATGCGCCACAACTTTTAAATATTCCTGTAAAAATCACGTTTTTAAATGCAGAGTCCTACGAGTTGGAAGTAGAATTTTTAAATCCAGTAGCTCGGGTTCAAAACTATATTACAAAAGAGATATCTACTGTTAGTGTTCCTGTAGGGGTTTATAAAAAACAATTTAAATTAGGAGAAACTATAGACCTTCCATTTTTAAAAGGTGTTATTAATTTGGCTGAAAATCGTAACGCTATTATAGGGACTCCTTTTTTTATTCAATTTATAAATTTTGATAGTGCGGTTGCTAGTTATCGCGGTCGATTGGATGTAGGTAGTAGTCTTAACTCACCTATATTAGATATTACACTTATAGATAAAAATACTCAAAAAATAGTTGATTATTTAAATGGCGTTATTGCCGTATTAAGTGAAGATCAATTAAGCAGAAAAAACCAATTTGCTACAAACGCTATAAGTTTTATAGATGAACAAATATCTAGGGTTAAAGGAGAATTAACCGATAATGTTGAAGCACTTAACGACTATAGAAAGAAAAATAAAATTTATAGTCTCGATAATGAAGGCGGTTTGCTAAATGATAAACTAACGAAACTAGAAGGCGAAAAAGAATCTATAGACAGGCAATTAAATTATTATTCTAATCTTAAAAACTATTTATTAACAAGTAGTTCGTTTACCGAAATACCTGCGCCTTCTGTTGCTGGTATTGGTGATGGCAATATTTTAAGTAATGTTTCTAAAATTAATGAGCTTTCGGTTCAAAAATCAAAATTGCAATATTCTGTTCGTAGTGATGCTTCTATTTTTAATGATTTAAATCGGCAAATAGAAGGCTTGAAAAATGTGCTTTTAGAAAATATCAGTTCGGTTACTGATGGTTTAAAAAGAGAATTAGTTACCGTAAATTCTAAACTTGATAGTATTGAATCTCAATTTAGTAAGTTGCCCGAAGATCAACAGCAATTATTAACTATTAAAAGGCAATACTCCTTAAGTCAGCAAACATATAATGCGTTTTTAGCAAAACGCGGTGAAGCTCAAATGATTAAAGCCTCCAATGTATCCGATATTTTAATCATTGATCCTGCAAAAAATACGGGAGCTCAACTTTTGGGGAGAAACCTTAATATTCGTTATGTTTTTGCTTTTTTCACGGCACTAATAATTCCGTTATTACTAGCTTTTGTTTTCACATTTATAGATAAAAATATCAACAGCCCTATGGATGTTGAAAAATTATCGGCTATACCTATGTTGGGTGTTGTTGGTAAAAACAGACTGGATAATAATTTAGTAGTTCATAGAAAGCCAAAATCGGCAGTAGCCGAAGCATTTAGAGCTATTCGTTCTAATTTGCAGTACTTTTATAAGTCTCAAGACTTAAATGGCGCAAGAACTTTAATGGTAACATCCTCTGTAAGTGGTGAAGGAAAAACATTTTGTTCCATTAATGTAGCAACCGTTTTTGCTTTAAGCGGAAAGAAAACGATTTTATTAGGCTTAGACCTTAGGAAACCAAAGATATTTGGAGATTTTGGTATAAACAATGATACAGGTGTGGTTAATTATATAATTGGTCAGGCCACCTTAGAATCGGTTATTCAAAAAACAGAAATTGAACATTTAGATGTTATCACATCAGGTCCTATTCCTCCAAATCCTTCAGAGTTATTAATGAGTGAAAAATTAGGGGAGTTAATTACCATTTTAAAAAAGGAATACGAATATATTATTTTAGATACGCCACCAGTAGGTTTGGTAGCCGATGCTTTAGGGTTAATAGACTATGTAGATGCTTCTTTATATGTGATTAGGCAAGATTACACCAAAAAAGGGATGCTTAATTTTATAAACGAAAAATACAAAACGAAGCAGATAAAGAATATCAGTTTAATTTATAATGGCTACGACCAAAAAGCAAAATATGGCTATGGTTATGGTTACGGCTATGGCTATGGTTATGGCTATGGAAATTATGCTAATGGGTATCATGATGATGGAAAACATAAAAAAGGTTTATGGCATAAGCTGAAAAAGGTTTTTAAAAAGGCATAA
- a CDS encoding GIY-YIG nuclease family protein: protein MKRAYHNYWVYILTNKPRGTLYIGVTGGIDDRMERHVLGKGSVFTKKYKLKQLVYFEEFQYIDDAIKREKQLKNWHRDWKINLIESHNPEWKNLWTPLDLDMFKRDSETSSE from the coding sequence TTGAAACGCGCGTATCACAATTATTGGGTTTATATTCTAACCAACAAACCCAGAGGAACACTTTACATTGGGGTTACTGGAGGCATAGACGATAGAATGGAACGCCATGTATTAGGTAAAGGATCTGTGTTTACAAAGAAATACAAACTAAAGCAATTGGTTTATTTCGAGGAGTTTCAATATATAGACGATGCTATAAAGCGAGAAAAGCAATTAAAGAATTGGCATAGAGATTGGAAAATCAATCTTATTGAAAGTCATAACCCAGAATGGAAAAACTTGTGGACGCCTTTAGACCTTGATATGTTTAAGCGAGATTCCGAAACGAGTTCGGAATAA
- a CDS encoding DUF2795 domain-containing protein yields MYWTLELASYLSDAPWPATKDELIDYAIRTGAPLEVVENLQSIEDEGDSYDSIEEIWSDYPTDEDYLWNEDEY; encoded by the coding sequence ATGTATTGGACATTAGAATTAGCATCTTATTTAAGTGATGCACCTTGGCCTGCAACCAAAGACGAATTGATAGATTACGCAATTAGAACTGGCGCACCGTTAGAAGTTGTTGAAAATTTACAGTCAATTGAGGATGAAGGAGATTCTTATGACTCTATTGAAGAAATCTGGTCTGATTATCCAACAGATGAAGATTACCTATGGAATGAAGATGAATATTAG